One window of the Brettanomyces bruxellensis chromosome 1, complete sequence genome contains the following:
- a CDS encoding uncharacterized protein (BUSCO:EOG09264LC7), with product MLGILKQATKSVRLIGRAGCFVPFSQNLTRLSRLPIILQSVRTYASEAKINDKKVETTKKEEESDSSSSLFGSLTPNVSTKDQLVKEKPKSEKDELEDTTPGEISYVAPKDDKKLQEYLHPKPYKTVNSLLSPLKRRLYLDNVKKNGFFKNGDRIKLPDGSLYSMKLTREVIEALEPSIYLRSWRMKSSVKKTNPVLRALKNLPLKKAITQLHFMQKKVARELAEMLERGLKDAESMKYDPNKIYVAESWVHFDGSPLKRVECKGRGRSGIIVQRFVSVRFLLKTNQTLKRLKHEENARKNNKPVKSFLTGQSLRGPVSPFYKW from the coding sequence ATGCTTGGGATACTGAAGCAGGCCACCAAATCGGTGCGGTTAATTGGCAGAGCTGGATGCTTTGTGCCTTTCAGTCAAAATCTGACGAGACTATCAAGATTGCCAATAATATTACAAAGCGTGAGAACTTATGCCAGTGAAGCGAAGATTAATGATAAGAAAGTAgagacaacaaaaaaagaagaggaatcTGATTCGTCGTCGTCACTATTTGGATCCTTAACACCAAATGTTTCGACCAAGGATCAGCTGGTTAAAGAAAAGCCAAAGAGTGAGAAAGACGAGCTTGAAGATACAACACCAGGTGAAATCAGCTATGTTGCACCaaaagatgataaaaagCTTCAGGAATATTTACATCCAAAGCCATACAAGACGGTGAATTCATTGTTGAGCCCACTAAAGAGACGCCTCTATCTCGATAACGTCAAAAAGAATGGATTCTTCAAGAATGGGGACAGGATTAAGCTACCAGATGGTAGTTTATACAGTATGAAGCTCACAAGAGAGGTGATAGAAGCATTGGAGCCATCTATTTATTTGAGATCATGGAGGATGAAGTCTTCCGTGAAGAAGACCAACCCGGTTCTTAGAGCATTGAAAAACCTTCcattaaaaaaagccaTCACACAGCTACACTTTATGCAGAAAAAAGTGGCTAGAGAACTAGCAGAAATGCTTGAGAGGGGTCTCAAGGATGCCGAGAGTATGAAATACGACCCTAATAAGATATATGTTGCGGAGTCATGGGTTCACTTTGATGGTTCTCCTCTCAAAAGAGTCGAGTGCAAGGGAAGAGGACGATCTGGAATTATTGTGCAGCGCTTTGTGAGTGTGAGGTTCCTTCTCAAGACAAACCAGACCTTAAAACGTTTGAAACATGAGGAAAATGCAAGGAAGAACAACAAACCTGTGAAATCATTCTTGACAGGCCAGAGTTTAAGAGGGCCAGTATCTCCATTTTACAAGTGGTGA